One segment of uncultured Fusobacterium sp. DNA contains the following:
- a CDS encoding VOC family protein, which produces MNFAFNHFNFNVLDLEKSLKFYEEALGLKEIRRKVASDESFILVYLGDGKNNFSLELTWLKDREEAYNLGDEEFHLALVTDDFDKAYEKHKAMGCIAYENPSMGIYFITDPDGYWIEIVPQK; this is translated from the coding sequence ATGAATTTTGCATTTAATCACTTTAATTTTAATGTTTTAGATTTAGAAAAAAGTTTAAAATTTTATGAAGAAGCACTTGGATTGAAAGAGATAAGAAGAAAAGTAGCTAGCGATGAAAGTTTTATCCTTGTTTACTTAGGAGATGGAAAAAATAATTTTTCTCTTGAATTAACTTGGCTAAAAGATAGAGAGGAAGCTTATAATCTTGGAGATGAAGAGTTTCATCTAGCTCTTGTTACAGATGATTTTGATAAAGCTTATGAAAAACATAAAGCTATGGGTTGTATAGCTTATGAAAATCCATCAATGGGTATCTATTTTATTACTGACCCTGATGGTTACTGGATTGAAATAGTTCCTCAAAAATAA
- a CDS encoding MATE family efflux transporter yields the protein MDNKKNKAMSMTEGNIVKILLLFSIPLILGNLLQQTYNTVDSVIVGNYVGSNALAAVGSSTALINLLIGFSQGISVGAGVIVSHSIGAKDNKKIELSVHTAMMLSILFGTFLSIVGFIFTPQLLEWMKTPIEVMSESITYLRLFFLGTVFNIVYNMEAGILNAVGNSKRSLLYLGVASVTNIILDIIFVKILGMGVSGVAIATNISQFISCILALRFLMSVSDAYKVCLNKIKVHKETAIKIVKIGLPTGIQSMVVSLSNVLIQSSVNTFGASVMAGFGAYLKIDGFNILPVLSLGMASTTFTGQNCGARKKDRVKKGLWITVIMGVVYTIIIGILLLIFAQPIMQLFTQDEKIIDAGIRAMKYFCPFYALLSILHSLVGAVRGAGKTMPPMLILLFSMCIFRIIWLQFILPMNNTIDNIYVLYPVSWAIGVILMGLYTWKAKWL from the coding sequence ATGGATAATAAAAAAAATAAAGCTATGTCAATGACAGAGGGAAATATAGTAAAAATACTTTTACTGTTTTCAATTCCATTGATATTAGGAAATCTTTTGCAACAAACATATAACACAGTGGATTCTGTAATAGTAGGAAATTATGTTGGAAGCAATGCTTTAGCAGCTGTAGGGTCAAGTACAGCATTAATAAATCTATTGATAGGATTTAGTCAAGGGATATCTGTTGGAGCAGGAGTAATTGTGTCTCATTCTATAGGAGCTAAAGACAATAAAAAAATTGAGCTTTCAGTTCATACAGCTATGATGCTATCAATTTTATTTGGAACGTTCCTTTCAATAGTTGGTTTTATATTTACACCTCAACTTCTTGAATGGATGAAAACTCCGATTGAAGTTATGTCAGAATCAATAACTTATTTGAGACTATTTTTTTTAGGAACAGTATTTAATATTGTTTATAATATGGAAGCTGGAATTTTAAATGCTGTAGGAAATTCAAAACGTTCTCTTTTATATTTAGGAGTTGCCTCAGTAACAAATATTATTTTAGATATAATTTTTGTTAAAATTTTAGGAATGGGAGTAAGTGGAGTAGCTATTGCAACAAATATTAGTCAATTTATCTCATGTATATTGGCTCTAAGATTTTTAATGAGTGTATCTGATGCTTATAAAGTATGCTTGAATAAGATAAAAGTTCATAAGGAAACAGCTATAAAAATTGTAAAGATAGGGCTTCCTACTGGGATTCAAAGTATGGTAGTATCTCTTTCAAATGTTCTTATTCAATCAAGTGTAAATACTTTTGGTGCTAGTGTAATGGCAGGATTTGGAGCTTATTTAAAAATAGATGGATTTAATATCTTACCAGTTTTAAGTTTAGGAATGGCTAGTACAACTTTTACAGGACAAAACTGTGGAGCAAGAAAAAAAGATAGAGTTAAGAAAGGACTTTGGATAACAGTAATTATGGGAGTCGTGTATACAATTATAATAGGGATATTGTTACTTATTTTTGCTCAACCAATAATGCAACTATTTACACAAGATGAAAAGATAATAGATGCAGGTATTAGAGCTATGAAATATTTCTGCCCTTTCTATGCACTGTTATCTATACTTCATTCATTAGTAGGAGCAGTGAGAGGTGCAGGGAAAACAATGCCACCTATGCTAATACTTCTTTTCTCAATGTGTATATTTAGAATTATTTGGCTTCAATTTATTTTACCAATGAATAATACAATAGATAATATTTATGTTCTTTATCCTGTTTCTTGGGCAATTGGTGTTATTTTAATGGGACTTTATACTTGGAAAGCTAAGTGGTTATAA
- a CDS encoding DEAD/DEAH box helicase, which translates to MNWEKKEYRIEDIYIMLKTDEKGKYVVPVLSKDEILESLDFIDIDDEKYNKMKAVLSYIKGIKEDSFFIDWEKEYQEAYLSEHSNLIPYLIDNEKFVDENMNPIKWEKENNVLTLIIKEKEGDTNLLYTELLLNESYNDFEIVTEEVLERKGVFYLLPFEENNLHTLKELIGTISKKELENFITMTVKYFKNIEIEYLDYKIVEGEKNTPVPQVIIEKISQDNSLYLQINVVISTMDYEFLKKNEISKTAIVNNLEKKISISEIDLRKLPEAVEEIVKILAKLQKNIKMKSGFYLDDDNLIILQEKLAKEFITKELLQLASKYKVVGTDKLRKYNIKAVKPKVIGNFSHSIDFLEGEVELEIEGEKFSILDVLSSYKKDSYIVLSDGTSALINRKYIEKLERLFKDSDDKKKVKLSFFDLPVIEELIEDKIFTQEMNKSRSFFKGINSVKDYGIDPPKVKAKLREYQEYGYKWLAYLMDNNLGGCLADDMGLGKTLQAIAVLTRLHEVKGKKSLVIMPKSLIYNWEGEIKKFSPKLKVGIYYGNFRNTDIIKKNSVILTTYGTIRNDIEVLRDMQFDTIILDESQNIKNINAQTTKAIMLLNSKNRIALSGTPIENNLGELYSLFRFLNPAMFGTAEEFNTYYAVPIQKENDPEAIEELKKKIYPFILRRVKKEVLKDLPDKIEKTMFIEMNPEQKKLYEERRSYYYKMVNSQIKENGIGKTQFFILQALNELRQITSCPESKSNGVMSSKREVLVNNILEAVENGHKVLVFTNYINSIENICEDLEKNKINYLSMTGSTKDRQSLVDKFQKDNKYKVFIMTLKTGGVGLNLTAADTIFIYDPWWNKTVENQAIDRAYRLGQDRTVFSYKLILKDTIEEKILQLQDTKSKLLDSLISEDSASVKTLTEKDIEFILGE; encoded by the coding sequence ATGAACTGGGAAAAGAAAGAATACAGAATAGAAGATATTTATATAATGTTAAAAACAGATGAAAAGGGAAAATATGTAGTTCCTGTTTTGAGTAAAGATGAGATATTAGAATCTTTAGATTTTATAGATATAGATGATGAAAAATATAATAAGATGAAAGCTGTACTTTCTTACATTAAGGGAATAAAGGAGGACAGCTTCTTTATTGATTGGGAAAAGGAGTATCAAGAAGCTTACCTTAGTGAACACTCAAATCTTATTCCATACCTAATAGACAATGAAAAATTTGTTGATGAGAATATGAATCCTATAAAATGGGAGAAAGAAAATAATGTTTTAACTCTTATTATAAAAGAAAAAGAGGGAGATACAAATTTATTGTATACAGAGCTTCTTTTAAATGAGAGTTACAATGATTTTGAAATAGTTACTGAAGAAGTATTAGAAAGAAAAGGTGTATTCTATCTTTTACCTTTTGAAGAAAATAACCTTCATACTCTTAAAGAACTTATAGGAACAATAAGTAAAAAAGAGTTAGAAAACTTTATAACAATGACTGTAAAATATTTTAAAAATATTGAGATAGAGTATTTAGATTATAAAATTGTAGAAGGAGAAAAGAATACTCCTGTGCCTCAAGTTATTATAGAAAAAATTTCTCAAGACAATAGCTTATATTTACAAATAAATGTTGTTATTTCCACAATGGATTATGAGTTTTTAAAGAAAAATGAGATTAGCAAAACTGCAATAGTAAATAATCTTGAGAAAAAAATATCAATAAGTGAGATTGATTTAAGAAAATTGCCAGAAGCTGTGGAAGAGATTGTAAAAATTTTAGCAAAGCTTCAAAAAAATATAAAGATGAAGTCAGGATTTTATTTAGATGATGATAACTTAATAATTTTACAAGAGAAATTAGCTAAGGAATTTATCACTAAAGAACTACTTCAACTTGCTTCAAAATATAAAGTTGTTGGAACTGATAAGTTGAGAAAATATAATATAAAAGCTGTAAAACCAAAGGTTATTGGAAACTTTAGCCACTCAATCGATTTCTTAGAGGGAGAGGTAGAACTTGAGATAGAGGGAGAAAAATTCTCAATTTTAGATGTGTTATCATCATATAAAAAAGATTCATATATAGTGTTAAGTGATGGAACAAGTGCTCTTATTAATAGAAAATATATTGAGAAATTAGAGAGATTATTTAAAGATAGCGATGATAAGAAAAAAGTTAAACTTTCATTCTTTGATCTTCCAGTGATAGAAGAGCTTATAGAAGATAAGATATTTACTCAAGAGATGAATAAGAGTAGAAGTTTCTTTAAGGGAATTAATAGTGTAAAAGATTATGGTATTGATCCACCTAAAGTAAAAGCAAAATTGAGAGAATATCAAGAGTATGGATATAAATGGTTAGCATACTTAATGGATAATAATTTAGGTGGTTGTCTAGCTGATGATATGGGACTTGGAAAAACTTTACAAGCTATAGCAGTGCTAACAAGATTACATGAGGTTAAAGGCAAGAAAAGTTTAGTAATAATGCCAAAAAGTTTGATATATAACTGGGAAGGGGAAATAAAAAAATTCAGTCCTAAGTTAAAAGTTGGTATCTATTATGGAAACTTTAGAAATACAGATATAATTAAGAAAAATAGTGTAATACTTACAACTTATGGAACAATAAGAAATGATATAGAAGTATTGAGAGATATGCAATTTGATACAATAATTCTTGATGAGTCACAAAATATTAAGAATATAAATGCACAAACAACAAAGGCTATAATGCTTCTTAATTCAAAAAATAGAATAGCTTTAAGTGGAACTCCAATTGAAAATAATTTAGGAGAGCTATACTCACTATTTAGATTCTTAAATCCAGCTATGTTTGGGACAGCAGAAGAGTTTAATACTTACTATGCTGTACCTATCCAAAAGGAAAATGATCCAGAAGCAATAGAGGAGTTAAAGAAAAAAATATATCCATTTATTTTAAGAAGAGTTAAGAAAGAGGTTTTAAAAGATCTGCCTGATAAGATAGAAAAAACTATGTTTATAGAGATGAATCCAGAGCAGAAAAAACTTTATGAAGAGAGAAGAAGTTACTATTATAAGATGGTTAATAGTCAAATCAAAGAAAATGGAATTGGAAAAACACAATTCTTCATTTTACAAGCTTTAAATGAGTTGAGACAGATAACAAGCTGTCCAGAATCAAAGAGTAATGGAGTTATGTCTAGTAAACGTGAAGTACTTGTAAATAATATTCTTGAAGCAGTAGAAAATGGACATAAAGTATTAGTGTTTACTAACTATATCAATTCTATTGAAAATATTTGTGAGGATTTAGAAAAAAATAAAATAAATTATTTATCAATGACAGGAAGCACAAAGGATAGACAATCATTAGTTGATAAATTCCAAAAGGATAATAAATATAAAGTATTTATAATGACATTAAAAACAGGAGGGGTAGGACTTAATCTTACAGCTGCTGACACGATATTTATATATGATCCTTGGTGGAATAAAACAGTAGAAAATCAAGCTATAGATAGAGCTTATAGACTTGGACAAGATAGAACAGTATTTTCTTATAAGCTAATTTTAAAAGATACAATAGAGGAGAAGATACTTCAACTTCAAGATACAAAAAGCAAATTGCTAGATAGTCTTATTTCAGAGGATAGTGCCTCAGTAAAGACACTTACAGAAAAAGACATTGAATTTATACTTGGAGAATAA
- a CDS encoding MBL fold metallo-hydrolase — MNIYYIYHSCFVVEDEKNILIFDYYKTPRKLESRMDILDFIKRKDKKVSVFSSHIHHDHFNPEILKWHEINKNIKYIFSSDIKVKPNDLDIIFLEENQEIKASDLTIKTYGSTDEGVSFWVEVGEKVVFHAGDLNWWAWSDDTLEEEKYMREKFQGIIEKIKENKKKIDLAFFPVDPRLEENMFKGGEYFIEKLEPKYFVPMHFDKGYKEIEEFRKLFSTPKTKILKIKDILEKVEY; from the coding sequence ATGAATATTTATTATATTTATCATAGTTGTTTTGTAGTTGAAGATGAAAAAAATATATTAATTTTTGATTATTATAAAACTCCAAGAAAATTAGAGTCTAGAATGGATATTTTAGATTTTATTAAAAGAAAAGATAAAAAAGTATCTGTTTTTTCTTCGCATATACACCATGATCATTTTAATCCTGAGATATTGAAGTGGCATGAAATTAATAAAAATATAAAATATATTTTTAGCTCAGATATAAAAGTTAAACCAAATGATTTAGATATAATATTTTTAGAAGAAAATCAAGAGATAAAAGCTTCAGATCTGACTATAAAAACTTATGGATCAACAGATGAAGGGGTATCTTTTTGGGTAGAAGTTGGAGAAAAGGTAGTATTTCATGCTGGAGATCTAAACTGGTGGGCATGGTCAGATGATACTTTAGAAGAAGAAAAGTATATGAGAGAGAAGTTTCAAGGAATAATAGAGAAGATAAAAGAAAATAAAAAGAAAATAGATCTTGCATTTTTTCCTGTAGATCCAAGATTAGAAGAGAATATGTTTAAAGGTGGGGAATATTTTATTGAGAAGTTAGAGCCTAAATATTTTGTTCCTATGCACTTTGATAAAGGTTATAAAGAGATAGAGGAGTTTAGAAAATTATTTTCTACACCTAAAACAAAAATATTGAAAATAAAAGATATTTTAGAAAAAGTTGAATATTAA
- a CDS encoding YgiQ family radical SAM protein → MMFLPTTIEEVKKLGWNYLDIILISGDTYIDSSYNGSALIGKWLYKHGFKVGIIAQPDINSDVDIKRLGEPKLYWAVSAGCVDSMVANYTATKKKRRSDDFTPGGENTKRPDRASIAYTNLIKRHFKNSEVPIVLGGIEASLRRITHYDYWSNNLRRPLIFDAKADILSYGMGEKSMLELARAIRDKKDWRDIRGLSYISKEIKEGYLELPSYENCVKDKKEFIKAFETFYHNCDSILSKGLYQKCGDRYLIQNPPSENFSSRELDAIYSMEFERDVHPYYKKMGEVRALDTIKTSVTTHRGCYGECNFCAIAIHQGRTVISRTEDSIVDEVKEITKMKKFKGNIADVGGPTANMYQVECKKKLKFGACQDRRCLYPQKCPALKIDHSKQIDLLKRLKGIDKIKKIFIASGIRYDMILDDKKCGQMYMEEIIKDHVSGQMKIAPEHTEDKVLSLMGKQGKAPLKEFKEKFYQINKKLGKKQFLTYYLIAAHPGCNEKDMLDLKRFASAELRVNPEQVQIFTPTPSTYSTLMYYTEMDPFTGKKLFVEKDNGKKQKQKDILIPRENNKRR, encoded by the coding sequence ATTATGTTTTTACCTACAACGATAGAAGAGGTAAAGAAATTAGGATGGAACTACTTAGATATTATTTTAATATCAGGAGACACATATATAGATTCTTCATATAATGGAAGTGCTTTAATAGGAAAGTGGTTGTATAAACATGGCTTTAAAGTTGGAATTATAGCTCAACCGGATATCAATAGTGATGTTGATATAAAAAGATTGGGAGAGCCAAAACTTTATTGGGCTGTATCTGCTGGTTGTGTAGATTCAATGGTGGCAAACTATACAGCAACTAAGAAAAAGAGAAGAAGTGACGATTTTACTCCAGGTGGAGAAAATACAAAGAGGCCAGATAGAGCCTCAATAGCTTATACAAATCTTATTAAAAGACATTTTAAAAATAGTGAAGTGCCAATAGTTTTAGGAGGAATTGAGGCTAGTCTTAGAAGAATAACTCACTATGATTATTGGAGTAATAATTTAAGACGTCCTCTTATCTTTGATGCTAAAGCAGATATTTTATCCTATGGAATGGGTGAAAAATCTATGTTAGAATTAGCTAGAGCAATTAGAGATAAAAAAGATTGGAGAGATATAAGAGGATTAAGTTATATATCAAAAGAAATCAAAGAGGGGTATTTAGAACTTCCTTCATATGAAAATTGTGTAAAAGATAAGAAAGAGTTTATAAAAGCTTTTGAAACTTTCTATCATAATTGTGATTCGATTTTATCTAAGGGGCTATATCAAAAGTGTGGAGATAGATATCTTATTCAAAATCCACCAAGTGAAAATTTTTCAAGTAGAGAGCTAGATGCTATTTATTCAATGGAGTTTGAAAGAGATGTACACCCATATTACAAGAAAATGGGAGAGGTAAGAGCTTTAGATACAATAAAAACATCTGTAACAACTCATAGAGGTTGTTATGGAGAGTGTAACTTCTGTGCAATAGCTATTCATCAAGGAAGAACAGTAATTTCGAGAACAGAGGATTCAATAGTAGATGAAGTTAAAGAGATTACTAAGATGAAGAAGTTTAAAGGAAATATAGCTGATGTAGGTGGACCTACAGCTAATATGTATCAAGTTGAGTGTAAGAAAAAGTTAAAATTTGGAGCTTGTCAGGATAGAAGATGTCTTTATCCACAAAAGTGCCCAGCTTTGAAAATAGATCATAGTAAACAGATAGATCTTTTAAAAAGATTGAAAGGAATAGATAAAATTAAAAAAATATTTATTGCATCTGGAATAAGATATGATATGATTTTAGATGATAAAAAATGTGGACAGATGTATATGGAGGAGATTATAAAAGATCATGTGTCAGGACAGATGAAAATAGCTCCAGAACATACTGAGGATAAAGTGCTTTCACTTATGGGAAAACAGGGAAAAGCACCATTAAAAGAGTTTAAAGAGAAATTCTATCAAATTAATAAAAAGCTTGGAAAAAAACAGTTTTTAACTTATTATTTAATAGCTGCACATCCTGGATGTAATGAAAAGGATATGCTCGATCTGAAAAGATTTGCATCAGCAGAGTTGAGAGTTAACCCAGAGCAGGTACAAATATTTACACCTACTCCTTCAACATACTCTACTTTGATGTATTATACAGAGATGGATCCTTTTACAGGAAAGAAACTTTTTGTAGAAAAAGATAATGGAAAGAAACAAAAACAAAAGGATATCTTAATTCCGAGAGAAAATAATAAGAGAAGATAA
- the der gene encoding ribosome biogenesis GTPase Der → MKPIVAIVGRPNVGKSTLFNNLVGDRVAIVDDMPGVTRDRLYRETEWNGTEFVIVDTGGLEPRNNDFMMTKIKEQAEVAMNEADVILFVVDGKAGVNPLDEEIAYILRKKQKPIILCVNKIDNFVEQQDDVYDFWGLGFENLVPISGGHKVNLGDLLDLVTEMIEKIELPEEEEDTLKLAIIGKPNAGKSSLVNRLSGEERTIVSDIAGTTRDAIDTVVQYNDKKYMIIDTAGIRRKSKVEESLEYYSVLRAIKTIKRADVCILMLDGKEGLTEQDKRIAGIAAEELKPIVVVVNKWDLVDKNKVTMKSMREELYAELPFLSYAPIEFVSALTGQRTTKILEISDTIYEEYTKRISTGLLNTVLKEAVLMNNPPTRKGRVVKINYATQVSVAPPRFVLFCNYPELIHFSYARYIENKFRESFGFEGSPILISFEKKNAEKE, encoded by the coding sequence ATGAAGCCTATTGTTGCAATAGTTGGAAGACCAAATGTTGGAAAATCAACACTTTTTAACAATCTAGTAGGAGATAGAGTTGCTATCGTTGACGATATGCCAGGTGTTACTAGAGACAGACTTTATAGAGAAACAGAATGGAATGGAACAGAATTTGTAATTGTTGATACAGGTGGACTTGAGCCAAGAAACAATGATTTTATGATGACTAAAATAAAAGAACAAGCTGAAGTTGCTATGAATGAAGCTGATGTTATTCTTTTTGTAGTTGATGGAAAAGCAGGGGTAAACCCACTAGATGAAGAGATTGCATACATTCTTAGAAAGAAACAAAAACCTATCATTCTTTGTGTAAACAAAATTGATAACTTTGTTGAACAGCAAGATGATGTATATGATTTCTGGGGACTTGGATTTGAAAATCTAGTTCCTATTTCAGGGGGACACAAGGTAAACCTTGGAGACTTACTTGATTTAGTAACTGAAATGATAGAAAAAATTGAACTTCCAGAAGAGGAAGAGGATACATTAAAACTTGCTATTATAGGAAAACCTAATGCTGGAAAATCATCTCTTGTAAATAGATTGTCAGGAGAAGAAAGAACAATAGTAAGTGATATAGCTGGAACAACAAGAGATGCTATAGATACAGTTGTTCAATATAATGATAAAAAATATATGATAATAGATACTGCTGGTATCAGAAGAAAATCAAAGGTTGAGGAAAGTTTAGAGTACTATTCAGTATTGAGAGCTATAAAAACAATCAAAAGAGCAGATGTATGTATACTTATGCTTGATGGTAAAGAGGGGCTTACAGAGCAAGATAAGAGAATTGCAGGAATTGCAGCTGAAGAATTAAAACCAATAGTAGTTGTAGTAAATAAATGGGACTTAGTAGACAAAAATAAAGTTACTATGAAAAGTATGAGAGAGGAGCTATATGCTGAATTACCATTCCTTTCATATGCACCTATTGAGTTTGTATCAGCATTAACTGGACAAAGAACTACAAAAATTCTTGAAATTTCAGATACAATCTATGAAGAATATACTAAGAGAATTTCAACTGGATTATTAAATACAGTATTAAAAGAAGCTGTATTGATGAATAATCCACCTACAAGAAAAGGTAGAGTAGTAAAAATCAACTATGCTACACAAGTATCAGTTGCTCCACCTAGATTTGTGTTATTCTGTAACTATCCAGAGTTAATTCACTTCTCATATGCTAGATATATTGAAAATAAGTTTAGAGAATCATTTGGATTTGAAGGTTCGCCAATTCTTATTAGTTTTGAGAAGAAAAATGCAGAAAAAGAGTAA
- the yfcC gene encoding putative basic amino acid antiporter YfcC: protein MKKKFNMPDTYVIIFIVIILAAILTHTVPVGKFQMEKVTYITETGAEKTRSVPVAGSFAYELDEQGEPLVKGIKFFEPGGEVGVANYVFEGIVSGDKWGTAVGVIAFILITGGSFGIILKTKAVESGLYALIKKTKGSEWLLLPIVFFVFSLGGAVFGMGEEAIPFAMVLIPIVIGMGYDGITGILITYVSTQIGFGTSWMNPFSVAIAQGVAGIPVLSAAGFRIAMWSFFTAFGILYTLRYAKKVKADPTSSISYEADRYYREEFKSDDQDKMEFKFGHTLVLLIVLLGMAWIIYGVVKFGYYLPEIATQFVIMGVAAGIVGVVFKLNNMTVNDIATSFRKGAEDLIGAALVVGMAKGIVLVLGGADADTPSVLNTVLNWVANGLSGMPAAMCAWVMYIFQSVFNFFVVSGSGQAALTMPIMAPLADLVGVTRQVAVIAFQLGDGFTNLIVPTSGILMAILGIARLEWGIWAKFQIKFQGWLFLFGSLFVIAGVLMKLQ, encoded by the coding sequence ATGAAGAAAAAATTTAATATGCCAGATACATATGTAATAATATTCATAGTAATAATACTAGCTGCAATATTAACACATACAGTACCTGTAGGAAAATTCCAAATGGAAAAAGTAACTTATATTACTGAGACTGGAGCAGAAAAGACAAGATCAGTTCCTGTAGCTGGAAGCTTTGCTTATGAATTAGATGAACAAGGAGAGCCTCTAGTTAAAGGAATTAAATTCTTTGAACCTGGTGGAGAAGTTGGAGTAGCTAACTACGTTTTTGAAGGAATTGTAAGTGGAGATAAATGGGGAACTGCAGTAGGGGTAATTGCATTTATCCTTATTACAGGGGGATCATTTGGTATTATTTTAAAAACTAAGGCGGTTGAATCTGGATTATATGCTTTGATTAAAAAGACTAAGGGATCAGAGTGGCTCTTACTTCCAATAGTGTTCTTTGTATTCTCTTTGGGAGGAGCAGTATTTGGAATGGGAGAAGAGGCAATACCATTTGCAATGGTATTGATACCAATAGTAATTGGAATGGGATATGATGGAATTACAGGAATCTTAATTACTTATGTTTCAACTCAAATAGGATTTGGAACATCTTGGATGAACCCTTTCAGTGTTGCCATAGCTCAAGGGGTAGCAGGAATACCAGTATTATCAGCAGCAGGATTTAGAATAGCAATGTGGTCATTCTTTACAGCATTTGGAATCTTATATACATTAAGATATGCTAAAAAAGTAAAAGCAGATCCAACAAGTTCTATTTCTTATGAAGCAGACAGATATTACAGAGAAGAATTTAAATCTGATGACCAAGATAAAATGGAATTCAAATTTGGACATACATTAGTACTTTTAATAGTTTTATTAGGAATGGCTTGGATTATTTATGGAGTAGTTAAATTTGGTTACTATCTACCAGAAATAGCAACTCAATTTGTTATAATGGGAGTTGCAGCAGGAATTGTTGGAGTAGTATTTAAATTAAATAATATGACAGTAAATGATATTGCAACATCATTTAGAAAAGGAGCTGAGGATCTAATTGGAGCAGCTCTTGTAGTTGGAATGGCTAAAGGTATCGTATTAGTATTAGGAGGAGCAGATGCTGATACTCCAAGTGTACTTAATACAGTTCTTAACTGGGTTGCAAATGGTTTAAGTGGAATGCCAGCAGCAATGTGTGCATGGGTAATGTATATATTCCAATCTGTATTTAACTTCTTTGTTGTATCAGGATCTGGACAAGCTGCATTAACAATGCCTATCATGGCTCCATTAGCAGACCTAGTAGGGGTAACTAGACAAGTAGCTGTAATAGCTTTCCAATTAGGAGATGGATTTACAAACCTTATCGTTCCTACATCAGGAATTCTTATGGCTATACTAGGTATTGCTAGACTAGAATGGGGAATTTGGGCAAAATTCCAAATTAAATTCCAAGGATGGTTATTCCTATTTGGATCACTATTCGTTATAGCTGGAGTTTTAATGAAACTTCAATAA